In a genomic window of Nyctibius grandis isolate bNycGra1 chromosome 4, bNycGra1.pri, whole genome shotgun sequence:
- the SNAP23 gene encoding synaptosomal-associated protein 23 translates to MAELSPEEIQLRANQVTDESLESTRRILGLAIESQDVGIKTITMLDEQGEQLNRIEEGMDQINKDMREAEKTLTELNKCCGLCVCPCNRTKNFEASKAYRATWGDGTENSSDHVISMQPRSINQQQPQTSGGPSGGYITRITNDAREDEMDENLAQVGNILGNLKNMALDMGNEIDAQNKQIDRINVKADTNRERIEQANIRAKKLIDN, encoded by the exons ATGGCTGAACTGTCGCCTGAAGAAATTCAGCTGAGAGCCAACCAGGTCACTGATGAG TCTTTGGAAAGCACAAGGAGGATTCTTGGCTTGGCCATTGAG tcCCAGGATGTCGGCATCAAAACTATCACCATGCTGGATGAACAGGGAG AACAACTAAATCGCATAGAAGAAGGCATGGACCAGATAAATAAGGATATGAGAGAAGCTGAGAAGACACTGACAGAGCTCAACAAATGTTGTGGGCTCTGTGTCTGTCCTTGTAACAG GACAAAGAATTTTGAGGCTAGCAAGGCATACAGAGCAACTTGGGGAGATGGAACAGAGAACTCGTCAGATCATGTGATATCCATGCAACCAAGAAGTATAAATCAGCAGCAGCCTCAGACTTCTGGAGGACCAAGTGGCGGATATATTACAAG GATAACAAATGATGCCAGAGAAGATGAAATGGATGAAAATCTTGCTCAAGTGGGAAACATTCTTGGGAATTTGAAAAACATGGCTTTGGATATGGGCAATGAGATTGATGCACAGAATAAACAAATAGACCGGATAAATGTAAAG gcCGATACAAACAGGGAACGCATTGAGCAAGCCAACATCAGAGCCAAGAAACTAATTGACAATTAA
- the LRRC57 gene encoding leucine-rich repeat-containing protein 57, with translation MGNSALKAHLETAQKTGVFQLTGKGLTEFPEDLQKLTSNLRTIDLSNNKIELLPPLIGKFSILKSLVLNNNKLTALPEELCKLKKLETLHLNGNHLRQLPAAFGQLSALKTLSLSGNQLRTVPTQLCGLRHLDVVDLSKNQIQNVPDTVGELQAIELNLNQNQISQISVQISHCPRLKVLRLEENCLELSMLPQSILSDSQISLLAVEGNLFEIKKLRELEGYDKYMERFTATKKKFA, from the exons ATGGGAAATAGTGCGTTAAAAGCCCACCTGGAGACAGCACAGAAAACTGGTGTGTTTCAGCTAACGGGAAAGGGGCTTACAGAG TTTCCTGAAGATCTGCAGAAGCTAACAAGCAACTTAAGGACAATAGACTTGTCGAACAACAAAATAGAGCTCTTGCCACCACTCATtggaaaattttccattttgaagaGCCTTGTTCTAAACAACAACAAGCTGA CTGCTTTACCTGAGGAGCTGTGTAAACTGAAAAAACTGGAAACACTACACTTGAATGGCAATCACCTGAGGCAGCTACCGGCTGCATTTGGACAACTTTCGGCTCTCAAAACCCTGAGTCTTTCTGGGAACCAGCTTCGGACTGTGCCTACACAACTCTGTGGTCTTCGCCACTTGGATGTGGTAGATCTTTCCAAAAACCAGATCCAAAATGTACCTGACACTGTTGGAGAATTGCAGGCTATTGAGCTCAATTTGAATCAGAATCAG ATTTCCCAGATCTCAGTGCAGATCTCCCACTGTCCACGCCTCAAAGTCTTGCGTTTAGAAGAAAACTGTCTAGAACTCAGCATGCTTCCTCAGAGTATCCTCAGTGATTCCCAGATCTCACTGCTTGCAGTAGAAGGCAACCTCTTTGAAATCAAGAAACTCAGAGAACTGGAAGGTTACGACAAg taCATGGAACGATTTACAGCTACAAAGAAGAAGTTTGCATGA